Proteins from a genomic interval of Acidobacteriota bacterium:
- a CDS encoding molybdenum cofactor guanylyltransferase, which translates to MSSPSAPVPALPHSSQRPVGVVLAGGASRRLGRDKTRLEIDGETLVARAARKLTAVCSRVLVADGGRGLLTVPVPSIADGPGAGPVAGILGAARACPGEALLVLACDLPLVPVALLEALVLAPKEADWALPFSLRHEELRPEPLCARYGPRAVVALSARVARGELALHPLAEEPGLEIHRFEPEELRAWGNPAHLLLNVNRPRDVEDLESLQEKA; encoded by the coding sequence ATGAGCTCCCCCTCGGCACCGGTTCCGGCCCTTCCCCATTCGAGCCAGCGGCCCGTCGGCGTGGTCCTCGCCGGCGGCGCTTCTCGGCGCCTGGGACGTGACAAGACGCGGCTGGAGATCGATGGTGAGACCTTGGTCGCTCGCGCGGCGCGCAAGCTGACGGCGGTGTGCTCCCGGGTGCTGGTGGCGGACGGCGGGCGCGGGCTCCTCACCGTTCCTGTGCCTTCCATCGCCGACGGCCCCGGCGCTGGTCCGGTGGCGGGGATCCTGGGAGCGGCTCGGGCCTGCCCCGGCGAGGCTCTGCTGGTGCTGGCCTGCGATCTACCGCTGGTGCCGGTGGCGCTGCTTGAAGCCCTGGTCCTCGCCCCGAAGGAAGCGGACTGGGCGCTCCCCTTCAGTCTCCGCCACGAGGAGCTCCGCCCAGAGCCTCTATGCGCTCGCTATGGGCCCCGCGCCGTCGTCGCCCTGAGCGCCCGGGTTGCCCGCGGAGAGCTCGCCCTGCATCCATTGGCAGAGGAACCTGGACTCGAGATCCACCGCTTCGAGCCCGAGGAGCTGAGGGCCTGGGGAAACCCAGCTCATCTCTTGCTCAACGTCAACCGACCCCGAGACGTGGAGGATTTGGAAAGCCTGCAGGAGAAAGCCTAG
- the secG gene encoding preprotein translocase subunit SecG: MLYALYILHVLTCIFLILVVLLQQGKGADLSVFGGGSTQAAFGARSAATLLHKLTVGFFVLFIITTMSIAWLQSSSRGTSVLSGVAADAPPAVELQDEGTTPEGADDAALAPAPDSSGDGDGDDAQ; encoded by the coding sequence GTGCTTTACGCTCTGTATATTCTTCACGTCTTGACCTGCATCTTCTTGATCCTGGTGGTCCTGCTGCAGCAGGGCAAGGGTGCCGACCTGTCCGTCTTCGGCGGCGGCAGCACCCAGGCCGCCTTCGGTGCCCGCAGCGCGGCGACGCTGCTGCACAAGCTCACCGTGGGCTTCTTCGTGCTGTTCATCATCACCACCATGTCCATCGCCTGGCTCCAGTCCTCCTCCCGCGGCACTTCCGTGCTCAGCGGCGTGGCGGCGGACGCGCCGCCGGCGGTAGAGCTGCAGGATGAGGGCACCACGCCGGAGGGCGCGGACGATGCCGCCCTGGCTCCGGCGCCGGACAGCTCCGGCGATGGTGACGGCGACGACGCCCAATAA